One window of the Anaeromyxobacter dehalogenans 2CP-C genome contains the following:
- a CDS encoding type VI secretion system protein, with protein sequence MLDLLQALVRRRAVRGAAALLAALGLASGSLPLLDAPGYELAEAGALLAALVLGPWLGFAAAREARARPSPSPAAAAAAAGTAAAGLLLLLLAGALLRAALGPCSALAAAGFFPLLALPSALLAAALGAAAAFLARGRAGPAAALYALAVLAALGAALRGAYAGPAAFAWSPLLGAWPGPLYDEALRVDGRVVLGALDATALAIAVAAAAELALGPRRARRRLAGVLLALAAAAGAVAAARGARAALGLDGSRETVARALGGVREGPRCTLVLPSEKPDAAAAELLAECELHVAEVAGALGIERPPRVTVYVYRSAEEKRRLVGAAGTDFTKPWRAEIHLGDAPLPHPVLRHEVVHAVASALAPGPLRVPARAGVLVSAGLVEGLAVALEVPRGAWTVHEWSRAARDQGRLPDLPAIVGPGGFWTQAPARAYTAAGSFLAFLLARHGPAPVARAYATGDVAAALGRPLPALVDEWQRFLDGVSVPEGLRREAEARLARGSLFARRCAREAAALESAAGAAAAAGRTDAACGLYRRAGALTGSPWAAKARGDALARAGDLAGALDAYAEARAQGGGQGALEGALDAAEADVRWRQGDAAAAAAGWAEALAAGPDRGEARLLSAKLAALRDPRLAPAALPYLLGLGDATLALARTAAAVDAPLAAYLVGRAHWVRGEVAPAAALLARAVAGGLPPGLEAEARAAGGEAACAAGERDAGEQALRAALARAAGGAERERLEAGLRRCAFEAAARPRSR encoded by the coding sequence ATGCTCGATCTCCTCCAGGCGCTGGTCCGCCGGCGCGCCGTGCGCGGGGCCGCGGCGCTGCTCGCGGCGCTGGGGCTGGCGAGCGGCTCGCTCCCGCTGCTCGACGCGCCGGGGTACGAGCTGGCCGAGGCCGGCGCGCTGCTCGCGGCGCTCGTCCTCGGTCCCTGGCTCGGGTTCGCGGCCGCCCGCGAGGCCCGCGCCCGCCCCTCGCCGTCGCCCGCGGCCGCCGCAGCCGCCGCGGGCACGGCCGCGGCGGGCCTCCTCCTGCTGCTGCTCGCGGGCGCGCTGCTCCGCGCCGCGCTCGGGCCGTGCAGCGCCCTCGCCGCCGCCGGCTTCTTCCCGCTGCTCGCCCTCCCGTCCGCGCTGCTCGCGGCCGCGCTGGGCGCCGCGGCCGCCTTCCTCGCCCGCGGCCGCGCCGGGCCGGCGGCGGCCCTGTACGCGCTCGCGGTGCTCGCGGCGCTGGGCGCGGCGCTCCGGGGCGCGTACGCCGGCCCGGCCGCGTTCGCCTGGAGCCCGCTGCTCGGCGCCTGGCCCGGGCCGCTCTACGACGAGGCGCTCCGGGTGGACGGCCGGGTGGTGCTGGGCGCCCTGGACGCCACCGCGCTCGCGATCGCGGTGGCCGCCGCGGCCGAGCTCGCGCTCGGGCCCCGCCGCGCGCGGCGCCGGCTGGCCGGGGTCCTGCTCGCGCTCGCCGCCGCGGCCGGGGCGGTCGCCGCCGCGCGGGGCGCCCGCGCCGCGCTCGGGCTGGACGGCTCGCGCGAGACGGTGGCGCGCGCGCTCGGCGGCGTCCGCGAGGGGCCGCGCTGCACGCTCGTGCTCCCCTCGGAGAAGCCCGACGCGGCCGCGGCCGAGCTGCTGGCCGAGTGCGAGCTCCACGTGGCCGAGGTGGCGGGCGCGCTCGGGATCGAGCGGCCGCCGCGGGTGACGGTGTACGTCTACCGGAGCGCCGAGGAGAAGCGCCGCCTGGTGGGCGCGGCCGGCACCGACTTCACCAAGCCCTGGCGCGCCGAGATCCACCTCGGCGACGCGCCGCTCCCGCACCCGGTCCTGCGCCACGAGGTGGTCCACGCCGTCGCGTCGGCGCTCGCGCCCGGCCCGCTGCGCGTCCCGGCGCGGGCCGGGGTGCTGGTGTCGGCGGGCCTGGTCGAGGGCCTGGCGGTGGCGCTCGAGGTGCCGCGCGGCGCCTGGACGGTGCACGAGTGGTCGCGGGCGGCCCGCGACCAGGGCCGGCTCCCGGACCTGCCCGCGATCGTCGGCCCGGGCGGCTTCTGGACCCAGGCGCCGGCGCGCGCGTACACCGCGGCCGGGAGCTTCCTCGCGTTCCTGCTGGCGCGCCACGGCCCGGCGCCGGTGGCGCGCGCCTACGCCACCGGCGACGTCGCCGCCGCGCTGGGCCGCCCGCTGCCGGCGCTGGTGGACGAGTGGCAGCGCTTCCTCGACGGCGTGAGCGTGCCCGAGGGGCTCCGGCGCGAGGCCGAGGCGCGGCTGGCGCGCGGGAGCCTGTTCGCGCGGCGCTGCGCGCGCGAGGCGGCGGCGCTGGAGTCGGCCGCCGGCGCCGCGGCTGCCGCCGGGCGGACCGACGCGGCCTGCGGCCTGTACCGCCGCGCCGGCGCGCTGACCGGCTCGCCCTGGGCGGCGAAGGCGCGCGGCGACGCGCTGGCGCGGGCCGGCGACCTCGCGGGCGCGCTCGACGCGTACGCGGAGGCGCGCGCCCAGGGCGGGGGCCAGGGCGCGCTCGAGGGCGCGCTCGACGCCGCCGAGGCCGACGTCCGCTGGCGGCAGGGCGACGCCGCCGCGGCCGCGGCCGGCTGGGCGGAGGCGCTCGCGGCCGGCCCGGACCGCGGCGAGGCGAGGCTCCTCTCCGCCAAGCTCGCGGCGCTGCGCGATCCTCGGCTCGCCCCCGCCGCCCTGCCGTACCTGCTCGGCCTGGGCGACGCGACGCTCGCGCTGGCCCGCACCGCGGCGGCGGTGGACGCGCCGCTCGCGGCCTACCTGGTCGGGCGCGCGCACTGGGTCCGCGGCGAGGTGGCGCCGGCGGCGGCCCTGCTCGCCCGCGCGGTGGCCGGCGGCCTCCCGCCCGGGCTCGAGGCCGAGGCGCGCGCGGCCGGCGGCGAGGCGGCCTGCGCCGCCGGCGAGCGCGACGCGGGGGAGCAGGCCCTGCGCGCGGCGCTGGCGCGGGCGGCGGGCGGCGCGGAGCGCGAGCGCCTCGAGGCGGGGCTGCGCCGGTGCGCGTTCGAGGCCGCAGCCCGGCCCCGGTCGCGCTGA
- a CDS encoding nuclear transport factor 2 family protein, which yields MTKRLALLLALATACAARQLPGTNIEDTRDNRGVFEAIQQYVQAMGRRDAAAVVALTAPDYFDDAATPAPEDDVDRALLARTLPEDLAKVDALKLEIQVRKIEVQGDRAVAEVFYDGWYRVKTANGVVPRRDSDVHRMHLRKVDGRWLFTAGL from the coding sequence ATGACGAAGCGCCTCGCCCTCCTGCTCGCCCTGGCCACGGCCTGCGCTGCGCGCCAGCTCCCCGGCACCAACATCGAGGACACCCGGGACAACCGCGGGGTCTTCGAGGCCATCCAGCAGTACGTCCAGGCCATGGGCCGCCGCGACGCAGCCGCCGTGGTGGCGCTGACCGCGCCGGACTACTTCGACGACGCCGCCACGCCCGCGCCGGAGGACGACGTGGACCGCGCCCTGCTCGCGCGCACGCTGCCGGAGGACCTCGCGAAGGTGGACGCGCTGAAGCTGGAGATCCAGGTCCGCAAGATCGAGGTCCAGGGCGACCGCGCGGTGGCCGAGGTGTTCTACGACGGCTGGTACCGGGTGAAGACCGCGAACGGGGTGGTGCCGCGGCGCGACTCCGACGTGCACCGCATGCACCTGCGCAAGGTGGACGGCCGCTGGCTGTTCACCGCCGGGCTGTAG
- a CDS encoding homoserine kinase has protein sequence MALYTVLSSEQIADAIRSFGLPAPDRVQPEPKGSVNTNYHLWTGGERWFLRLNEGKTDADVRFEAEVQRYLHEARFPVARLRLAADGRPWVPVEGKQAMLFAYAAGEEISRDAAGPERCRRVGEQLGRLHELASGFVPERRNPYAPERVRGWISELRPDGGGDADVRAALPMLDDELARADRLPGAPRGLVHGDLFIDNVLWIGDRVGAVLDWEMSCVDPFAYDLGVAVNAWCYVDRYDPARAAALLAGYRSRRRLEPETADALYPWARYAALRFTASRIHAFHRAALGADRLAWKDWRRYRDRLAALRDMGEGGFRALLGV, from the coding sequence ATGGCCCTCTACACCGTCCTCTCCAGCGAGCAGATCGCCGACGCGATCCGGAGCTTCGGGCTCCCCGCGCCGGACCGCGTCCAGCCGGAGCCGAAGGGCAGCGTCAACACGAACTACCACCTGTGGACCGGCGGCGAGCGCTGGTTCCTGCGGCTCAACGAGGGCAAGACCGACGCCGACGTGCGGTTCGAGGCCGAGGTCCAGCGCTACCTCCACGAGGCCCGGTTCCCGGTCGCGCGCCTGCGCCTCGCGGCGGACGGGCGGCCCTGGGTGCCGGTCGAGGGCAAGCAGGCGATGCTGTTCGCCTACGCGGCCGGCGAGGAGATCTCGCGCGACGCCGCCGGCCCCGAGCGCTGCCGCCGCGTGGGCGAGCAGCTCGGGCGGCTGCACGAGCTGGCGTCCGGGTTCGTCCCGGAGCGCCGCAACCCGTACGCGCCCGAGCGCGTGCGCGGGTGGATCTCCGAGCTGCGGCCGGACGGCGGGGGCGACGCGGACGTGCGGGCGGCGCTGCCGATGCTGGACGACGAGCTGGCGCGCGCGGACCGGCTCCCCGGCGCGCCGCGCGGGCTGGTCCACGGCGACCTGTTCATCGACAACGTGCTCTGGATCGGCGACCGCGTCGGCGCGGTGCTCGACTGGGAGATGAGCTGCGTGGACCCGTTCGCCTACGACCTCGGCGTCGCGGTGAACGCCTGGTGCTACGTGGACCGCTACGACCCGGCGCGCGCGGCCGCGCTGCTCGCCGGCTACCGGTCGAGGCGCCGGCTCGAGCCGGAGACCGCGGACGCGCTCTACCCGTGGGCGCGCTACGCCGCGCTGCGCTTCACCGCCTCGCGCATCCACGCGTTCCACCGCGCCGCGCTCGGCGCCGACCGGCTGGCCTGGAAGGACTGGCGGCGCTACCGCGACCGGCTCGCCGCGCTGCGCGACATGGGCGAGGGCGGGTTCCGGGCGCTGCTCGGGGTGTGA
- a CDS encoding tetratricopeptide repeat protein, whose translation MSRDKKDPIALSDAHNSRGIELADRGWLDEAINEFHKAIELDPSSAHAHDNLATVYSEKKRYREALNEYLTALRLEPDSATAHYNLACFLATHGPDMAIAEYQDAIQLEPDHPDAHLNLGLTLADQGKTEEAVKELGVAIELEPTDPFPRHELAGLLMDEGDYRAAIAHLKEVVRLEPSNFEAELDLGICYAQKGFYAEAERAYARAAALKPDDLLLNYDVAALYALWGKPAEALEALRKALAQDADKVRDWLRTDPMFDGLKGNAEFEELARG comes from the coding sequence GTGAGCCGCGACAAGAAGGACCCCATCGCCCTGTCCGACGCGCACAACTCGCGCGGGATCGAGCTCGCCGACCGCGGCTGGCTCGACGAGGCCATCAACGAGTTCCACAAGGCCATCGAGCTCGACCCGAGCTCCGCGCACGCGCACGACAACCTCGCGACCGTGTACTCGGAGAAGAAGCGCTACCGCGAGGCGCTGAACGAGTACCTCACCGCGCTCCGGCTCGAGCCGGACAGCGCCACCGCGCACTACAACCTGGCCTGCTTCCTCGCCACGCACGGGCCGGACATGGCGATCGCCGAGTACCAGGACGCGATCCAGCTCGAGCCCGACCACCCCGACGCGCACCTGAACCTCGGGCTGACGCTGGCCGACCAGGGCAAGACGGAGGAGGCGGTGAAGGAGCTCGGCGTCGCCATCGAGCTCGAGCCGACCGACCCGTTCCCGCGCCACGAGCTGGCCGGCCTGCTCATGGACGAGGGCGACTACCGGGCCGCCATCGCCCACCTCAAGGAGGTGGTGCGGCTCGAGCCGTCCAACTTCGAGGCCGAGCTGGACCTCGGCATCTGCTACGCGCAGAAGGGCTTCTACGCCGAGGCCGAGCGCGCCTACGCGCGGGCCGCGGCGCTGAAGCCCGACGACCTGCTCCTCAACTACGACGTGGCGGCGCTGTACGCGCTGTGGGGCAAGCCGGCCGAGGCGCTCGAGGCCCTGCGCAAGGCGCTGGCGCAGGACGCCGACAAGGTGCGGGACTGGCTCCGCACCGACCCGATGTTCGACGGGCTGAAGGGCAACGCCGAGTTCGAGGAGCTGGCGAGGGGCTAG
- a CDS encoding sigma 54-interacting transcriptional regulator — MPELAFFRHGEELLRVTLTDRTALGSGPECDVSLPDPALARVQAVVERRADGWWLVDRSGAGTAVGGTPAREARLADGADLALGAWRALFRAAEGVAPGAGETRLRAPEEAAAAAPPPARLRLRAGGRERTVPVTAAGVVVGKDPTCDAPLDDPFVSARHLRVEARGGRWALADLGSTNGTFISGARVTRAELPFGLPVQLGDAEIVLEPREAPEPARAEAFEGMISRDGAMRQAFELVERVGPSEAAVTILGETGTGKELFARALHARSARRDGPFIPVNCSAIAETLIESELFGHEKGAFSGAERMRKGAFEEADRGTLFLDEIGELPLDLQPKLLRVLELGEVKRVGASRPIQVSVRIVAATHRDLRAQVRAGRFREDLFYRLCVVPITVPPLRRRAGDVRELAEAFLARAAPRGVALRWSEEALAKLEAYDWPGNVRQLRNVVQRALLFRGEGLAIGPAAVTFEDTRAAPADGGDDDTLYVRGLTLEEIEREAIRLSLRRNRGKRAAVVKELRIAKSTVMKRIGQWGLHDEGRPPGEAPEPEPDDEAEVA; from the coding sequence ATGCCCGAGCTTGCCTTCTTCCGCCACGGCGAGGAGCTGCTGCGCGTCACGCTCACCGATCGCACCGCGCTCGGCAGCGGCCCGGAGTGCGACGTCTCGCTGCCCGATCCCGCGCTCGCCCGCGTGCAGGCGGTGGTCGAGCGGCGCGCCGACGGGTGGTGGCTGGTGGACCGCTCCGGCGCGGGCACCGCGGTGGGCGGGACGCCGGCGCGCGAGGCGCGGCTCGCCGACGGCGCCGATCTCGCGCTCGGCGCGTGGCGGGCGCTGTTCCGCGCGGCCGAGGGCGTCGCGCCGGGCGCGGGCGAGACGCGGCTGCGCGCGCCCGAGGAGGCGGCCGCCGCCGCGCCGCCGCCCGCGCGGCTCCGGCTCCGCGCCGGCGGGCGCGAGCGCACCGTCCCGGTCACCGCCGCGGGCGTGGTGGTGGGCAAGGACCCGACCTGCGACGCGCCGCTCGACGACCCGTTCGTCTCGGCCCGCCACCTGCGCGTGGAGGCGCGCGGCGGACGGTGGGCGCTCGCGGACCTCGGCTCGACGAACGGCACGTTCATCAGCGGCGCGCGCGTGACGCGGGCGGAGCTGCCGTTCGGCCTGCCGGTGCAGCTCGGGGACGCGGAGATCGTGCTCGAGCCGCGCGAGGCGCCCGAGCCCGCCCGCGCCGAGGCGTTCGAGGGGATGATCTCGCGCGACGGCGCCATGCGGCAGGCGTTCGAGCTGGTGGAGCGGGTCGGCCCCTCGGAGGCGGCGGTGACCATCCTCGGCGAGACCGGCACCGGCAAGGAGCTGTTCGCCCGCGCGCTGCACGCGCGCTCCGCGCGGCGGGACGGGCCGTTCATCCCGGTGAACTGCTCGGCCATCGCCGAGACGCTCATCGAGTCCGAGCTGTTCGGCCACGAGAAGGGCGCGTTCTCGGGCGCGGAGCGCATGCGCAAGGGCGCGTTCGAGGAGGCCGACCGCGGCACGCTGTTCCTGGACGAGATCGGCGAGCTGCCGCTCGACCTGCAGCCGAAGCTGCTGCGGGTGCTCGAGCTGGGCGAGGTGAAGCGGGTGGGCGCGTCCCGGCCGATCCAGGTGAGCGTCCGCATCGTGGCCGCCACGCACCGCGACCTGCGCGCGCAGGTGCGCGCAGGACGGTTCCGCGAGGACCTGTTCTACCGGCTCTGCGTGGTGCCCATCACCGTCCCGCCGCTGCGCCGGCGCGCCGGCGACGTGCGGGAGCTGGCGGAGGCGTTCCTGGCGCGCGCGGCGCCGCGCGGGGTGGCGCTGCGCTGGAGCGAGGAGGCGCTCGCGAAGCTCGAGGCGTACGACTGGCCCGGCAACGTCCGGCAGCTCCGGAACGTGGTGCAGCGCGCGCTCCTGTTCCGCGGCGAGGGGCTGGCCATCGGGCCGGCGGCGGTGACGTTCGAGGACACGCGCGCCGCGCCCGCCGACGGCGGCGACGACGACACGCTCTACGTGCGCGGCCTCACGCTGGAGGAGATCGAGCGGGAGGCGATCCGCCTGTCGCTGCGCCGCAACCGCGGCAAGCGCGCGGCGGTGGTGAAGGAGCTGCGCATCGCCAAGAGCACCGTCATGAAGCGGATCGGCCAGTGGGGCCTGCACGACGAGGGGCGTCCGCCGGGCGAGGCGCCCGAGCCCGAGCCGGACGACGAGGCCGAGGTGGCGTGA
- a CDS encoding general secretion pathway protein GspE, with protein sequence MARMRIGELLVAQGAIDAVQLESALAHQRRWGGRLGRSIVSLGFLGEPIVLGAVGAQLGVPFMELGDRHVPPAVLRLLPEKLIRTRKVLPLSRVNEPRGAAVVVALADPADLGVLDEITFATGLRVKPVLAAEDDLEQAIARLLDGATLRRGGFAYRPDAVDLPEDTSPLTLLRRADPSSYN encoded by the coding sequence ATGGCGAGGATGCGGATCGGCGAGCTGCTCGTGGCGCAGGGCGCCATCGACGCGGTCCAGCTCGAGAGCGCGCTCGCGCACCAGCGCCGCTGGGGCGGGCGCCTCGGCCGCAGCATCGTCAGCCTGGGCTTCCTGGGCGAGCCGATCGTGCTCGGCGCGGTGGGCGCGCAGCTCGGGGTGCCGTTCATGGAGCTGGGCGACCGGCACGTGCCGCCGGCGGTGCTGCGCCTGCTGCCCGAGAAGCTCATCCGCACCCGCAAGGTGCTGCCGCTCTCGCGCGTGAACGAGCCGCGCGGCGCGGCGGTGGTGGTCGCGCTGGCGGACCCGGCCGACCTCGGCGTCCTCGACGAGATCACCTTCGCCACCGGCCTGCGGGTCAAGCCGGTGCTGGCCGCCGAGGACGACCTCGAGCAGGCCATCGCGCGGCTGCTGGACGGCGCGACGCTCCGGCGCGGCGGCTTCGCCTACCGCCCGGACGCGGTGGACCTGCCCGAGGACACGAGCCCCCTCACCCTGCTCCGTCGCGCGGATCCGTCGAGCTACAACTGA
- a CDS encoding tetratricopeptide repeat protein produces the protein MILRTSIRAAAPALALLLTACWVPLERGRQMEARLDRLEADSAEQQRVVADRVAAVDRKIAEVQQKIDELNRAARRSGADLGVSLQRLQDEFTRVKGDLEVEAHRLGQVEKSVAALSDRTDKRFAALRGRGALDELEAKERIGTLDRPDDKISFLALAQKEEATGDKSVAKTLFDEYVRRWPADAMAPEAAFRSGEICMEQKRWREALVAYGWIYEKAPRSERAPDAMLGIARAMLEVDELKKDAPGVLKELVAKFPRSDAAAQAKKLQAELAPKKPRRK, from the coding sequence GTGATCCTCCGCACCTCCATCCGGGCCGCCGCGCCGGCGCTCGCGCTCCTGCTGACCGCATGCTGGGTCCCGCTGGAGCGCGGGCGTCAGATGGAGGCCCGCCTCGACAGGCTCGAGGCGGACTCCGCCGAGCAGCAGCGGGTCGTCGCCGATCGCGTCGCCGCGGTGGATCGCAAGATCGCCGAGGTGCAGCAGAAGATCGACGAGCTGAACCGCGCTGCCCGGCGGAGCGGCGCCGATCTCGGGGTCTCCCTCCAGCGCCTGCAGGACGAGTTCACGCGCGTGAAGGGCGACCTCGAGGTCGAGGCGCACCGCCTCGGGCAGGTCGAGAAGTCCGTCGCCGCCCTCTCCGACCGCACCGACAAGCGCTTCGCCGCCCTCCGCGGCCGCGGCGCGCTCGACGAGCTCGAGGCCAAGGAGCGGATCGGCACGCTCGACCGGCCGGACGACAAGATCTCCTTCCTCGCGCTCGCGCAGAAGGAGGAGGCGACCGGCGACAAGAGCGTCGCGAAGACGCTGTTCGACGAGTACGTGCGCCGCTGGCCGGCCGACGCGATGGCCCCCGAGGCCGCGTTCCGCTCCGGCGAGATCTGCATGGAGCAGAAGCGCTGGCGCGAGGCGCTGGTGGCGTACGGCTGGATCTACGAGAAGGCCCCGCGCTCCGAGCGCGCGCCCGACGCGATGCTGGGCATCGCCCGGGCCATGCTCGAGGTGGACGAGCTGAAGAAGGACGCCCCGGGCGTGCTGAAGGAGCTCGTGGCGAAGTTCCCCAGATCGGACGCCGCCGCGCAGGCGAAGAAGCTCCAGGCCGAGCTCGCCCCGAAGAAGCCGCGCCGGAAGTAG
- a CDS encoding OmpA family protein: MSGALVLGGCPSKPKNGECKTSQDCAEQEGYGKVCVEGRCQECGQDSDCKEGFVCRANACVPKPQCAADTDCPAGQTCQGERCVAREPGSCASDRDCGAGEKCQAGRCAAAAPEASVPPECADVTAFSVHFAFDRSNLTADSQQNLQKLADCLKQAPAKRVLVQGNCDERGTAQYNVALGNRRAEAAKKYLTDLGVGSTVDTVSYGEEKPVCSEATEACWAKNRRDDFQIER; encoded by the coding sequence GTGTCAGGCGCCCTCGTCCTCGGCGGCTGTCCGTCGAAGCCCAAGAACGGTGAGTGCAAGACCAGCCAGGACTGCGCCGAGCAGGAAGGGTACGGCAAGGTCTGCGTCGAGGGCCGCTGCCAGGAGTGCGGCCAGGACTCCGACTGCAAGGAGGGCTTCGTGTGCCGCGCCAACGCGTGCGTTCCGAAGCCCCAGTGCGCGGCCGACACCGACTGCCCCGCCGGCCAGACGTGCCAGGGCGAGCGCTGCGTGGCCCGCGAGCCCGGCTCCTGCGCGTCGGATCGCGACTGCGGCGCCGGTGAGAAGTGCCAGGCCGGTCGCTGCGCCGCCGCCGCCCCCGAGGCGTCCGTCCCGCCCGAGTGCGCCGACGTCACCGCCTTCAGCGTCCACTTCGCGTTCGACCGCTCGAACCTGACGGCCGACTCGCAGCAGAACCTGCAGAAGCTGGCCGACTGCCTGAAGCAGGCCCCGGCGAAGCGCGTGCTCGTGCAGGGCAACTGCGACGAGCGCGGCACCGCGCAGTACAACGTCGCGCTCGGCAACCGCCGCGCCGAGGCCGCCAAGAAGTACCTGACCGATCTCGGCGTCGGCTCCACCGTGGACACGGTGAGCTACGGCGAGGAGAAGCCGGTCTGCTCCGAGGCGACCGAGGCCTGCTGGGCCAAGAACCGCCGCGACGACTTCCAGATCGAGCGGTGA
- a CDS encoding sigma-54-dependent transcriptional regulator translates to MPATVLVVDDERNIQLTLSRALSMEGYAVETASGGREALEKLAALPVDVVVMDVRMPDLDGLAVLQKARETRPELPVVIMSGHGSIDTVRSAFKLGAFDYLEKPITEKEKLLVAVKNALALQSLRAENAALRRAAGQLEMIGGGPAMQRLFDLVRRTAPSEGRVLITGENGTGKELVARAIHDQSRRRDRPFVKLNCAAVPAELIESELFGHERGAFTGAVAARRGRFEQADGGTLFLDEVGDMPAAMQAKVLRVLQEGELERVGGQQTLRCDVRVVAATNKDLQAEVAAGRFREDLYYRLNVVPIHTPALREHKEDVPELAARFLGEACERNGRRAMRLGREAIAALQTHDWPGNVRELRNLVERLAILCDGPEIGADDVVAMLPGARRPRGDRLRAGAAFHELVEEAEREIVLAALEAHQDNVSDTARALGLERSHLYKKMRALGIKRGAE, encoded by the coding sequence ATGCCGGCGACGGTCCTCGTCGTGGACGACGAACGCAACATCCAGCTCACGCTCTCGCGCGCGCTCTCCATGGAGGGCTACGCGGTCGAGACCGCCTCCGGCGGCCGCGAGGCGCTCGAGAAGCTCGCCGCACTCCCGGTGGACGTGGTGGTCATGGATGTGCGGATGCCCGACCTGGACGGGCTCGCAGTGCTCCAGAAGGCACGCGAGACCCGGCCGGAGCTGCCCGTCGTGATCATGTCCGGGCACGGCTCGATCGACACCGTGCGCAGCGCCTTCAAGCTCGGCGCGTTCGACTACCTCGAGAAGCCCATCACCGAGAAGGAGAAGCTGCTCGTCGCGGTGAAGAACGCGCTCGCGCTCCAGTCGCTCCGCGCCGAGAACGCGGCGCTGCGGCGCGCGGCGGGCCAGCTCGAGATGATCGGCGGCGGCCCGGCCATGCAGCGGCTGTTCGACCTGGTGCGCCGCACCGCGCCGTCCGAGGGCCGCGTGCTCATCACCGGCGAGAACGGCACCGGCAAGGAGCTGGTGGCGCGCGCCATCCACGACCAGTCGCGGCGGCGCGACCGCCCGTTCGTGAAGCTGAACTGCGCCGCGGTGCCGGCCGAGCTGATCGAGAGCGAGCTGTTCGGCCACGAGCGCGGCGCGTTCACCGGCGCGGTGGCGGCGCGCCGCGGCCGGTTCGAGCAGGCGGACGGCGGGACGCTGTTCCTCGACGAGGTGGGCGACATGCCCGCCGCCATGCAGGCGAAGGTGCTGCGCGTGCTGCAGGAGGGCGAGCTGGAGCGCGTGGGCGGCCAGCAGACGCTGCGCTGCGACGTGCGGGTGGTGGCCGCCACCAACAAGGACCTGCAGGCCGAGGTGGCCGCGGGCCGCTTCCGCGAGGACCTCTACTACCGGCTCAACGTCGTGCCCATCCACACGCCGGCGCTGCGCGAGCACAAGGAGGACGTGCCGGAGCTGGCGGCGCGCTTCCTGGGCGAGGCCTGCGAGCGGAACGGGCGCCGGGCCATGCGCCTGGGCCGCGAGGCCATCGCCGCGCTCCAGACGCACGACTGGCCCGGCAACGTGCGCGAGCTGCGCAACCTGGTGGAGCGGCTCGCCATCCTCTGCGACGGCCCGGAGATCGGCGCCGACGACGTGGTGGCGATGCTGCCCGGCGCCCGCCGCCCGCGCGGCGATCGCCTGCGCGCCGGCGCCGCGTTCCACGAGCTGGTCGAGGAGGCCGAGCGCGAGATCGTGCTCGCCGCCCTCGAGGCGCACCAGGACAACGTGTCCGACACCGCCCGGGCCCTGGGCCTGGAGCGGAGCCACCTCTACAAGAAGATGCGCGCGCTCGGCATCAAGCGCGGCGCCGAGTAG